One window of the Labilibaculum sp. genome contains the following:
- the rpsG gene encoding 30S ribosomal protein S7, which produces MRKSRPKKRILLPDPKFNDVLVTRFVNDLMVDGKKNLSFKVFYDALEIVKTKTEKLEKSPLEIWKKALENITPAVEVKSRRVGGATFQVPTEIRPERKVSIAIKSMILFARKRSGKSMAEKLSAEILGGYNEEGGAYKKKEDTHRMAEANRAFAHFRF; this is translated from the coding sequence ATGAGAAAGTCAAGACCAAAAAAGAGGATTTTATTACCAGATCCAAAGTTTAATGACGTTTTGGTAACAAGATTTGTTAATGACTTAATGGTTGACGGAAAGAAAAATCTTTCCTTTAAAGTGTTTTATGATGCTTTAGAAATCGTTAAAACGAAAACAGAAAAGCTAGAGAAATCTCCACTTGAGATTTGGAAAAAAGCTTTAGAAAACATTACTCCAGCAGTAGAGGTTAAGAGCCGACGCGTAGGTGGAGCAACTTTTCAAGTTCCTACAGAGATTCGTCCTGAAAGAAAAGTTTCAATCGCCATTAAAAGTATGATTCTTTTTGCACGCAAAAGATCTGGTAAATCGATGGCTGAAAAATTGTCTGCGGAAATTCTTGGCGGATACAACGAAGAAGGTGGAGCTTACAAGAAGAAAGAAGATACACATAGAATGGCTGAAGCTAACCGTGCTTTTGCTCACTTTAGATTTTAA
- the rpsL gene encoding 30S ribosomal protein S12 gives MPTIQQLVRKGRTKLIDKSKAPALDSCPQRRGVCVRVYTTTPKKPNSAMRKVARVRLTNGKEVNAYIPGEGHNLQEHSIVLIRGGRVKDLPGVRYHLVRGALDASGVEGRKQRRSKYGTKRPKAKK, from the coding sequence AAGCTTATCGATAAAAGCAAGGCTCCGGCATTGGATTCTTGTCCACAGAGGAGAGGGGTTTGTGTTCGTGTGTATACGACTACACCTAAGAAGCCTAACTCGGCAATGCGTAAAGTAGCCCGTGTTAGATTGACTAACGGAAAAGAAGTGAATGCTTACATTCCAGGAGAAGGACACAACTTACAGGAACACTCGATCGTTTTGATTAGAGGTGGTCGTGTAAAGGATCTTCCAGGAGTAAGATATCACCTTGTTCGTGGTGCTCTGGATGCTTCAGGGGTAGAAGGTCGTAAACAACGTCGTTCTAAGTATGGTACAAAGAGACCTAAAGCTAAAAAGTAA